A genomic stretch from Ictalurus punctatus breed USDA103 chromosome 2, Coco_2.0, whole genome shotgun sequence includes:
- the baiap2a gene encoding brain-specific angiogenesis inhibitor 1-associated protein 2a isoform X7, which yields MAEVHRQIQVQLEEMLKCFHTELLSELEKKVDLDARYLTAALKKYQIEHKSKGESLEKCQAELKKLRRKSQGSKNPSKYNDKELQYVETINTKQNELDTFIAEGYKTALSEERRRYCFLVDRQCAVAKNNSAYHGKGKDLLTQKIPVWQQSCSDPNKLPERAMLLVQQMVSGSNPLLSSPLHSSKGNLVISEPIPGAQPLPVPPELAALMGHPGRLMGPDGMSLVNGTTGMQGEEYWAEGGVSQGRPASPQPQSQTQPQRQVSDVYSNTLPVRRPQPAKSKATVGETRTLPRSSSMAAGLEKNGRSRVQAIFSHAAGDNSTLLSFTEGDIITLLVPEARDGWHYGENEKNKMRGWFPFSYTRVLPESDGDKLRVNLHHGKSSSTGNLLERDDTSLPMPDYGLTARLLAQSLTQNRPPRPYSMAGFTQPAIEDYDSRFATSSDGKLISTV from the exons ATGGCCGAGGTCCACCGGCAGATACAAGTGCAGCTAGAGGAAATG TTGAAGTGCTTCCACACTGAGCTGCTTTCAGAGCTGGAGAAGAAAGTGGACCTGGATGCCAGATACCTGACT GCGGCTCTGAAGAAGTACCAGATAGAGCACAAGAGCAAAGGCGAGAGCTTGGAGAAATGTCAGGCTGAGCTGAAGAAGCTGCGTAGGAAGAGCCAGGGCAGCAAGAACCCATCTAAATACAACGACAAGGAGCTGCAG TATGTGGAGACCATAAACACTAAGCAGAACGAGCTGGACACCTTCATCGCAGAGGGCTACAAAACAGCTCTGTCAGAGGAGCGCAGGAGATACTGCTTCCTGGTGGACCGCCAGTGTGCCGTGGCCAAGAACAACAGTGCCTACCACGGAAAG ggCAAGGATCTGCTCACCCAGAAGATCCCAGTGTGGCAGCAATCCTGCTCCGATCCCAACAAGCTCCCGGAGAGGGCCATGTTGCTGGTGCAGCAGATGGTGTCTGGCTCGAACCCCCTTCTCTCCAGCCCGCTGCATTCCTCTAAGGGCAACCTGGTCATCTCAGAGCCCATCCCTGGTGCTCAGCCCCTGCCTGTGCCCCCTGAACTGGCGGCCCTCATGGGCCACCCAGGG AGGCTTATGGGGCCTGATGGCATGTCTCTGGTCAATGGTACGACAGGAATGCAAGGTGAGGAGTACTGGGCTGAAGGGGGTGTGTCTCAGGGAAGACCCGCCTCCCCACAGCCTCAGTCCCAGACTCAGCCACAGAGGCAGGTCAGCGATGTTTACTCCAACACCCTGCCTGTCCGCAGACCCCAGCCTGCTAAGAGCAAGGCCACCGTGG GCGAGACACGGACTCTGCCCAGGTCCAGCTCCATGGCGGCAGGATTGGAGAAGAACGGGCGCTCACGTGTGCAGGCCATTTTCTCTCATGCTGCTGGTGACAACAGCACACTGCTCAGCTTTACTGAGGGTGACATTATCACACTGCTGGTGCCTGAGGCTCGGGATGGCTGGCATTATGGAGAAAACGAGAAGAACAAGAT gaGAGGCTGGTTCCCCTTTTCCTACACACGAGTGTTACCGGAGAGTGACGGTGACAAGCTGCGAGTTAA TCTACATCACGGGAAGAGCAGCAGCACGGGGAACCTGCTGGAGAGAGACGACACGTCTCTGCCCATGCCTGACTACGGTCTGACCGCCCGTCTGTTGGCTCAGAGCCTCACACAGAATCGCCCGCCGCGTCCCTACAGCATGGCTGGCttcacacag